One Danio rerio strain Tuebingen ecotype United States chromosome 13, GRCz12tu, whole genome shotgun sequence DNA window includes the following coding sequences:
- the prph2b gene encoding peripherin-2b — protein sequence MALMPVKFDLAKRVKLAQGLWLLYWLSVMAGILIFSTGIFLKIELRKRSEMMDNNESHFVPNLLILVGLVACGVNTFGGKVCHDSLDTVKFTKWKTMLKAYMSGCVIFCIVLFVTALLCFLMQISLHFALAEGLKNGMKYYKDTDTPGRCFMKRTLDMTQIEFRCCGNNNYKDWFEIQWISNRYLDFSNDEIKDRVQSNVEGKFLMDSVPFSCCNPGSPRPCIQHHLTNNSAHYSYDHHTEDLNVWTRGCREALVSYYGGMMNSIGAFVLLFIIMQAVVTVGLQYLSTSLETLTDPENPESESEGWLLEKSLKETLSDLMTKIKSPFKGSQVEEGDAEAAPT from the exons ATGGCTTTGATGCCTGTAAAATTTGACTTGGCCAAGCGAGTCAAGCTGGCCCAAGGACTTTGGCTACTGTACTGGCTTTCTGTCATGGCTGGGATCCTCATCTTCAGCACGGGCATCTTCTTAAAGATCGAGCTGCGCAAAAGAAGCGAGATGATGGATAACAACGAGAGCCATTTTGTACCCAACCTTCTCATTCTGGTGGGACTTGTGGCTTGCGGTGTCAATACTTTTGGGGGGAAAGTGTGCCATGATTCCCTTGACACAGTCAAGTTCACCAAATGGAAAACTATGCTGAAGGCCTACATGAGTGGATGTGTGATTTTCTGCATCGTCCTCTTTGTCACGGCTCTGCTGTGTTTCCTGATGCAGATTTCCCTGCACTTTGCCCTGGCTGAAGGCCTGAAGAATGGAATGAAGTATTACAAAGACACCGACACACCAGGACGGTGCTTCATGAAGAGAACCCTGGATATGACCCAGATTGAGTTCCGCTGCTGTGGCAACAACAACTACAAGGATTGGTTTGAGATCCAGTGGATTAGCAACCGTTACTTGGACTTCAGCAATGATGAAATTAAAGA CCGTGTCCAGAGCAATGTGGAAGGCAAATTCTTAATGGACAGCGTTCCGTTCAGCTGCTGCAACCCTGGCTCCCCTCGGCCCTGCATCCAACACCACCTGACCAACAACTCCGCTCACTACAGCTACGACCACCACACCGAGGACCTAAACGTCTGGACCAGAGGTTGTCGTGAGGCCCTGGTGTCCTATTATGGGGGCATGATGAACAGTATTGGCGCTTTTGTGCTGCTGTTCATTATTATGCAG GCTGTCGTGACTGTCGGCTTGCAGTACCTGAGTACCTCACTGGAAACCCTGACAGACCCAGAGAATCCCGAGAGCGAAAGTGAGGGTTGGCTGCTGGAGAAGAGTCTGAAGGAGACACTTTCAGATCTCATGACCAAGATCAAGTCTCCGTTTAAAGGCAGTCAGGTGGAGGAGGGAGATGCAGAAGCAGCTCCTACATAA